The Streptomyces sp. NBC_00236 DNA window TCGCGCACGCGCCCCACTTCTCCGCACTGCTGGCCTCACACCGTTCCGCCTGGCAGCGCCTGTGGCACGAGGCGGAGCTGTATGTGCCCGGAGAAGCGGGACACATCCTGCGCCTGCACCTTTTCCACGTGCTGCAGACGCTCTCCTCCCACTCCGCGGAACTGGACGTGGGCGTGCCGGCCAGAGGGCTGCACGGGGAGGCGTACCGGGGGCACGTCTTCTGGGACGAGCTGTTCGTGCTGCCCTACGTGACCATGCACTTTCCCGAGGTCGCCCGCGCGCTGCTCATGTACCGCCACCGCCGGCTGCCCGCGGCTCGGGCCGCGGCGAGGCAAGCTGGAGGCAGCGGCGCCATGTACCCGTGGCAGAGCGCTGGTTCGGGGCGCGAGGAGACCCAGTCGCTGCACCTCAACCCTCAATCCGGCCGCTGGCTGCCCGACCACTCACACCTCCAGCGCCACGTGGGCTCGGCAGTCGCGCTCAACGGGTGGCGGTACGCGCAGGCCACGGGAGACCGCGGATTCCTGCACTCCGCAGGGGCGGAGATCCTGCTGGAGGTCGCCCGGTACTGGGCGGGCGCCGTCACCTTCGACGACGGACAGCGGCGCTACCGGCTGCGAGGAGTCGTCGGACCCGACGAGTACCACGACGCCTACCCGGAAGCCGATACCCCAGGGATAGACGACAACGCCTACACCAACGTGACCGCAGCCTGGGTACTGGCCCGCGGCCTCGACCTGCTCGACGAACTTCCCGACGCGCGGCGCCGGGAACTGATGGAGCAGCTCTCCCTGGACGAAACGGAACGGGAGCGCTGGGACGACATCTCCCGCCGCATGTATGTGCCCTTCCACCAAGGCGTGGTCAGCCAGTTCGAGAACTACGACCGGCTCGAGGAACTGGACTGGGCTCGATACAGCCGTCGCTACAGGGACATCCGCCGACTCGACCGGATCCTGGAGGCAGAGGGCGACTCGGTCAACCGGTACAAGGCGTCCAAGCAGGCCGACACGCTCATGCTCGGCTACCTCTTCCGGCCCGCCGATCTCGACGGACTGTTCACCAGGCTCGGATACCGGCTCGACGACGAGGTATGGCGGAAGACCGTCGCGTACTACGCGAAGCGCACGAGTCACGGCTCGACCCTCAGCAGTCTTGTCCACGGCTGGGTTCTCGCTCGCCAGAAGGGGCCGGAAGCGTGGAGCCACGTCGAAGAGGCACTCCTCAGCGACGTGGCGGACATCCAGGGCGGCACCACCGGCGAGGGCATACACCTGGGCGCCATGGCGGGCACGCTGGACATGGTCCAGCGTGGGATCACCGGGCTGGAGGCCGGGTCCGAGGGGCTTCATGTGGATCCCGTCGCGCTGCCCGAAATCCCCCGGGTCTCTTTCACGTTGTGTTTCCGTGGCCATCGTGGCATCCGGATCCGCATGATGCCCGGCCGGATCGGCATCAGCGTTCCCGCCTCTCCACTTGGCCCGCTCGTCGTGTTGCTGGCGGAGGGACGACGGGTCGTGGTGCCTGCCGGGGGAGAGCGATGGTTCCGGCTGCCCCGCCACTGACCGGAAGAGCGCATGCCACACCCTGTCCTGTCCTGAACACACGGTCACCTGATGGTGAGGACCTCGTCGACCGGCCTGCGCGGAGTGGCCGCTCCCGTGGGACCGTAGCCGAGCCTGAGCAGCATGTGGACGAAGCCGGTGGCGGAGCTGGGATCGCGTGCGAAGGACCGGAGTTCGGGCCATTCGAGAGGCTGTGACATCAGCGAGGTCGCGAGTCCGTCCAGGGTGGCCTGCAGAAGCACGCGCTGCAGGGCCTGGCCTGCCCTCAGCCAGTCCACGGGCCTGTCCTTGACAGTGCCGAGCAGCGCTATTTGCGGTTGCTTCTCGAAGGCTGCCTCGGCGCGGTCCCGCTCGGTGTGGAGGGTGTCGAAGTCCCGTACGGGGGCGCTCACGCCGAACTGCCTCGGGCCGAAGGCATCACTGGGGATCCCTTCGGTGCTCGGCCCTTCGCCGGCCCTGCCGGTGCGGGTCCAGGCGGCGATCTCCTCGCGCATCGAGGTACTGGCCGACTCGAAGAGCTCCGAGTCATGGACGAGTTCCATGACGGTTTCCGTGTGCCAGGCTCCTGGGACAGTAAGCGTGCAGCCTTCCAGTTGAGCCGCTGCGGAGAGTCCGTCGAGTATCGCCGTCGAAATCTGCTCGTCGGAGAAGGGAAAGCGGCTGGTGTGCCGCTGCCGTACGGCGGGATACAGCGCCGCCAACTCCCTTTCCGGGGAGCCGGCCTCCTGGAGCACCACATCAGCCAGATGCCAGGAATCCGACGAGTGGGGGAGCAAGCGCGGGAGGGCAGTCCAGCCGCGATGGGCCGCCGCAACGCGAAGATTGAACAGTGCGGCGCCGCACCCCAGGTGCAGGCCACGATTGTCAGGGTCACCGACCGGCATGGTCCGGACCGGATCGCCGTACACGGCGAGGACCCCGGTACCGGTGGAGAGGACGAACTTCCAGGGCTGGGAGTTATGCATGGAGGGCGCCATCACGGCATCCTCGACCAGCGATGTCACCACTGCCGCATCATCGTCAGTCATCGACATGAGGAGTCCTGTCTCTGCATGTGATCATCGGCGCCACGTTATCGGTGCCCGGTGCGTCGTCCGGAACTGCTCTCAGTCACAGTTTCCGACAGGAATGACTGGCACAGGAGGGGCCGAACGGTCCTTGGGCCGGGCCGACCGGGCCGCTCCCCACTGCCTCCGGTGGGGCCAGCCACTGCGATGGGACCTTTGGGCCCCTTCTTGCCCCTGAGGCCCCCTGATCGTCGCGGCCTGTGATGGCACCCTGAAGGTAAGTCCGTGCCCCGACGCTTGCACCAACCGGACCGGCTTACGAAGCACGGTCCCTGCCCGCCGGCTCACGCGCGCCGTTCAGCCGGACTCATCACCCGCTCCGTACCCGGACATGGGGAACCTGTCATGAGCAGCAACGTGGATCGCCGCGAAATCGTCGTCGGTATCGACCCCGTCAAGGACTGGCACCTGGCCCTGGCATGGGCCGTGGACGAGGCCCACCGCCGCCGGTCGGCGCTGCGGCTCGTCGTTGTCGTCCCGCCCCGGCACGACACCCAGCACGTAGACGACACCCCTCGCCAAATGCAACTCGAACGCGTTGGTGCGGATGCGCTGGAGGCGGCGGTCGCCTGGGCGCACGCCCGGTGGCCGGACGTGGGGACGACGGCTTCGCTCCTGGGCGGACGTCCTGGGCCGACGCTGGCGCATCTCTCGAAGGACGCGCGCATGGTGGTGCTCGGCTCACGGCATCTGAACCGTGCGGAGGAGTTTCTCAGCGCCGGCTCACTTGGGGTCCCCGTGGCCGCGCAGGCGCACTGCCCGGTTGTCGTCGTCGGCGATGTGGAGCACAGCACCCAGGAGCCGCCGTACCTGGTGGTGGGTGTCGACGGAAGCGAGTCCTCGAAGGCAGCCTTGGCCCTGGCTTTCGAGGAGGCAGCCATACGCGGTTGCGCGCTGCGCGCCCTCGCGGTGTGGCAGCCCCCGGTCTTCTCGCTCCACCGGGGTGATGAATCCCTTCAGGCCGAGCGTCGCCTGTTGTCGGAGACCGTCGCAGGCTGGGCGGAGAAGTACCCGGACGTCCGGTTGCACCGGGAGGTGCTGACCGGATCCCCGGTCGAGGTTCTGGCAGAGGCTGCCGAGCATGCCCTGGCAGTGGTGGTCGGACGCAGGGGGCAAGGCGGCTACAGCGGAATGCGCGTCGGCTCCGTCGTTCGCGGCCTGCTGCACCGAGCGCATTGCCCAGTGATCACGGTTCCCGCTGCCTGAAGAGGCTGTGGCGACTCCGTCGGTGACCGGACAACGGCGCCGTGCGCTGCGCAGGTCTACCCGCACGGGGCCCTCGTGCGTCACGCGGAGCAACAGGACAGCGCTCCGAGATGAGCCGATGGACGGCCGGGCTTAGGTTGGGAACACGCGCGGACCCGCGCTGTCCGGCCTCATTGTGTCCTCGGAGGTATCCCATGGGCCGGGATGACCCTCAGGACCGGGCGGCCAGGATTCCGCGCCTGAGACTCGACGAATTGCTGGATGAGCTCCAGGGTCGCCTGGATGAGGTCCGGGGAACGAGAGACCGCCTGAACGGACTGCTTGAGGCCGTCATGTCCGTGGGCCGGGAACTGGACCTTCCGCAGGTTCTGCGCGGCATCGTCGAGGCTGCTGTCACGCTGGTCGACGCCGAGTACGGTGCTTTGGGCGTGATCGGGAACGGCGAGAAGCTGGCCGAGTTCATCCCCATTGGCATCAGCGACGACGTGCGGGAGCGGATCGGCCACCTCCCCGCCGGGCACGGAATTCTCGGTGAGTTGATCCGCCACCCGGTGCCACTGAGGCTGAGTGAACTCTCGGACCACCCGGCCTCGTACGGCTTTCCGCCCCATCACCCGCCCATGCACTCGTTCCTCGGCGTGCCCGTTCGGGTCCGCGACGAGGTCTTCGGGAACCTCTATCTCACCGAGAAGCGGGGAGCGCCTGACTTCGACGACGAGGACGAGGCGGTCGTGGCCACCCTGGCCGTGGCAGCCGGCATTGCCATCGAGAACGCCCGTCTCTACGAAGAGGGCCGCCGCAGGCAACGCTGGCTGGCTGCGAGCTCCGACTTCACGAGCGCCCTGCTGTCAGGTTCCACCGAGTCCGAGGTTCTCGGCGGAATGCTGGAACGCGCCGTGGACATCGCCGGTGCCGATTTGGGCGCCTTCTACCTCATCGGGCCCAACGGGGAACTGACCGGCTCTCTCGCTCTGGGGGAAGGGGCCGAGGCACATCGAGGCATCGTGCTGCCGAGCAGCCAGGGAACCCTTGCCGCTGTCGCACTCGCAGAGAGCGGCCTCATCGCAGTGGCGGACGTCGGGACCGACGCCCGGGTCACGACGCAGCCGGAGCGGTGGGACGGTTTCGGGCCTGCGGTGGCAGTCAGCGTAGGGACCAGGGAGAACCTGAGCGGCGTCCTGGTCCTGGCACGACGTCACGGCATGCCGTCGTTCGCCGGGGCGGAAGTTGCCGCGCTGCCGAGCTTCGCCGGGCAGGCCGCCCTGGCACTCGAACTGGCCGGCCGTCGAAGAGACGCTGAACAAATGCGCATGCTGGAGGATCGGGACCGGATTGCGCGTGATCTGCACGACCTGGCGATCCAGCGACTGTTCGCGACGGGGATGACGCTGCAGAGTGCGCGCCCGTTCGTCGAGCACCCCGAAGCCACCGAGAGGCTGAACCGCGCCATCGACGATCTCGATTCAACAATCAAGATCATCCGCACCACCATTTTCGGTCTCCGGGAGCACGAGACGCTGGGAAAGACCCCCAAACTCAGATCCAGGGTTCTCCAGGTGGTGGACAACGCCACGCCTGCACTGGGCTTCGCCACAGCCCTGCGCATGGAGGGCCTGATCGACACGGACGTCCCGAACGAGGTGGCCGATCAGGTGATCGCGGTCATCGGCGAGGCGCTGAGCAACGTCGCCCGCCATGCGCGGGCGCACCATGTGGAGGCTGCTGTGGTCGCCGACGCCGGCATGCTCATGGTGACCGTGACAGATGACGGTGTCGGTATGCCGGAAGGAGCCCGCCGCAGCGGCCTGCGGAATCTGGCAGAGCGGGCGGAGCAACTGGGCGGGACCCTGTCCGTCACCACGTGCCCGAGCCCTCGCGGCGGAACCGTACTTACATGGGAAGTACCGCTGCTCCCGGGAGACGACTGAACCGCGCACCGATGCGGGGACAGGTCACTTCTCCTGCTCCATGTGCTCCCGGACCTCCGCGGCGATGACGGCCGCCTGTACGCGGCGCTCCACCCCGAGCTTCCCGAGAAGCCGGGAGATGTGATTCTTGACAGTCTTCTCGGACAGATACAGGCGCTTGGCGATCTGACGGTTGGTGAGGCCCTCGCCGATCAGCTCAAGGACGGACCGCTCCCGCTCCGACAGCACCGAAAGTCTCTCGTCCTGCGGGGGACTGTCCGCGTCGGGACCGCGCACGGAGCGCAGGAGCCGGGCCGTGGTCGCGGGATCCAGCATCGACTGGCCCTTCGCCACCGTCCGAACGGCCGCCACCAGATCCGACCCGTTGATCTGCTTCAGTACGTACCCGGCGGCACCAGCCATGATCGCATCGAGCAGGGCGTCCTCGTCGTCGAAGGACGTCAGCATCAGACAGGCCAGGTCCGGCATGCGCGAGCGCAGTTCCCGGCACACTGTGATGCCGTCACCGTCGGACAGCCGGACGTCGAGCACGGCGACATCGGGCCTGAGCGCCGGCCCCCGGGCCAGTGCCTGGTCGGCGGTGGCCGCCTCGCCGACAA harbors:
- a CDS encoding Acg family FMN-binding oxidoreductase; the protein is MSMTDDDAAVVTSLVEDAVMAPSMHNSQPWKFVLSTGTGVLAVYGDPVRTMPVGDPDNRGLHLGCGAALFNLRVAAAHRGWTALPRLLPHSSDSWHLADVVLQEAGSPERELAALYPAVRQRHTSRFPFSDEQISTAILDGLSAAAQLEGCTLTVPGAWHTETVMELVHDSELFESASTSMREEIAAWTRTGRAGEGPSTEGIPSDAFGPRQFGVSAPVRDFDTLHTERDRAEAAFEKQPQIALLGTVKDRPVDWLRAGQALQRVLLQATLDGLATSLMSQPLEWPELRSFARDPSSATGFVHMLLRLGYGPTGAATPRRPVDEVLTIR
- a CDS encoding response regulator transcription factor, with protein sequence MSDDSTASADSQIRVFLLDDHEVVRRGIRDLLDAEPGLEVVGEAATADQALARGPALRPDVAVLDVRLSDGDGITVCRELRSRMPDLACLMLTSFDDEDALLDAIMAGAAGYVLKQINGSDLVAAVRTVAKGQSMLDPATTARLLRSVRGPDADSPPQDERLSVLSERERSVLELIGEGLTNRQIAKRLYLSEKTVKNHISRLLGKLGVERRVQAAVIAAEVREHMEQEK
- a CDS encoding sensor histidine kinase is translated as MGRDDPQDRAARIPRLRLDELLDELQGRLDEVRGTRDRLNGLLEAVMSVGRELDLPQVLRGIVEAAVTLVDAEYGALGVIGNGEKLAEFIPIGISDDVRERIGHLPAGHGILGELIRHPVPLRLSELSDHPASYGFPPHHPPMHSFLGVPVRVRDEVFGNLYLTEKRGAPDFDDEDEAVVATLAVAAGIAIENARLYEEGRRRQRWLAASSDFTSALLSGSTESEVLGGMLERAVDIAGADLGAFYLIGPNGELTGSLALGEGAEAHRGIVLPSSQGTLAAVALAESGLIAVADVGTDARVTTQPERWDGFGPAVAVSVGTRENLSGVLVLARRHGMPSFAGAEVAALPSFAGQAALALELAGRRRDAEQMRMLEDRDRIARDLHDLAIQRLFATGMTLQSARPFVEHPEATERLNRAIDDLDSTIKIIRTTIFGLREHETLGKTPKLRSRVLQVVDNATPALGFATALRMEGLIDTDVPNEVADQVIAVIGEALSNVARHARAHHVEAAVVADAGMLMVTVTDDGVGMPEGARRSGLRNLAERAEQLGGTLSVTTCPSPRGGTVLTWEVPLLPGDD
- a CDS encoding glycoside hydrolase family 65 protein; protein product: MTAAWTWNYSTYDPHAEHVVETLCTLGNGRFATRGSAPECRADTVHYPGTYMAGGYDRLTSVVAGRRVENEDMVNLPNWTLLRYRCLPEGRPPGKWLTPDSEDLRRYSVRLDLRAGILTHRLLFQDAEGRGLRVTHHRIVHMAAPQLAAQRSLFRAYGWSGTLEVESVLDGDVTNAGVERYRALDGRHLQAHRAGSEPRGVAWLTCRTAESAVRFALAARTLTVPAAPVVDDHTATAAVQRYMLPMSPGGSAMVTKTVALHTSRDRPVADPLAAAVDDVAHAPHFSALLASHRSAWQRLWHEAELYVPGEAGHILRLHLFHVLQTLSSHSAELDVGVPARGLHGEAYRGHVFWDELFVLPYVTMHFPEVARALLMYRHRRLPAARAAARQAGGSGAMYPWQSAGSGREETQSLHLNPQSGRWLPDHSHLQRHVGSAVALNGWRYAQATGDRGFLHSAGAEILLEVARYWAGAVTFDDGQRRYRLRGVVGPDEYHDAYPEADTPGIDDNAYTNVTAAWVLARGLDLLDELPDARRRELMEQLSLDETERERWDDISRRMYVPFHQGVVSQFENYDRLEELDWARYSRRYRDIRRLDRILEAEGDSVNRYKASKQADTLMLGYLFRPADLDGLFTRLGYRLDDEVWRKTVAYYAKRTSHGSTLSSLVHGWVLARQKGPEAWSHVEEALLSDVADIQGGTTGEGIHLGAMAGTLDMVQRGITGLEAGSEGLHVDPVALPEIPRVSFTLCFRGHRGIRIRMMPGRIGISVPASPLGPLVVLLAEGRRVVVPAGGERWFRLPRH
- a CDS encoding universal stress protein, with the protein product MSSNVDRREIVVGIDPVKDWHLALAWAVDEAHRRRSALRLVVVVPPRHDTQHVDDTPRQMQLERVGADALEAAVAWAHARWPDVGTTASLLGGRPGPTLAHLSKDARMVVLGSRHLNRAEEFLSAGSLGVPVAAQAHCPVVVVGDVEHSTQEPPYLVVGVDGSESSKAALALAFEEAAIRGCALRALAVWQPPVFSLHRGDESLQAERRLLSETVAGWAEKYPDVRLHREVLTGSPVEVLAEAAEHALAVVVGRRGQGGYSGMRVGSVVRGLLHRAHCPVITVPAA